The DNA sequence CCTGTATATTACATATGTCTGCTGTATGTATGCTGCCTGCAATTTGGTTCATGTATACGGAGCCTAAAAACAGAAATATTATGTGGATTATTATAGGTTTTGCGGCTGCATTTATAGGTTTTCAAACACTTATGGATACATTTTGTAAATTTTTGCCGAAAAAGTATAGTTTGTTATATATTAGCAGCAAATATATGGCGGGTTATACACCTAAAGCTGCATTTATTATTTGGATTGCGCTATTTACAGTTGCATTTCTTGGTTGCTATGCTTTATCAAAATTAAAATTTTGTGATTACCATAAAAGATATGAGTTATATATATTGACATCATTAGTAATTGCAGCACTATGTACAAACATTTTTGTAATGAGATTTTTTATTGCTAACAGATTTTCGATATACTATTTCATATATATTATTATCTTTATCCCTAAACTTGCTGAAATATATTGTTGTAAAAAAATTTTTTACGCGGTATGCATTCCATTGCTTTCTATATATTATTTACTGGTTTTAAGCGTTGTTAATGGGTGCGATGTTGTTCCATATATAATATTCTAATTATGGAGAAAGGGTATGAAATTTAGCGTAATAATACCAATCTATAATGTTGAAAAATATCTCGAACAATGTGTAGATAGCCTAATCTGTCAGACTTACAGGGATATTGAAATTATCCTCGTTGACGATGGCTCTCCCGACCGCTGTCCGCAAATGTGTGACGAGTATGCGCTGAAAGACGCAAAAATCAAAGTAATCCATAAAGCAAACGGCGGGCAAACTTCTGCTCGTTTAGCTGGTATTAAAATAGCAACCGGTGACTACATTGTACCAGTCGATGGTGATGATTGGGTTGCGTCAAATTACATAGAGAAGTTCGCCGAAACAGCAGAGAAATATAACGCAGATATAATCTGCTGCGGGCATTACAAAGCTTTTGAAAATAAGAATATTGCTGCTTTTATGCCGGACAGAGCGGGGTTCTATTCAAGAAAAAATATTGAAAGAGAAATATTTCCCAAGTTAATTCAAAAAAGCAACGGAACAACCTTTACTCCATGCTTATGGTCGAAAGCTTATAAACGTAATGTATATGTTAAGCAGCAATTACAAGTAAATCCTAAAATCAAAATAGGCGAAGACGGAGCATGCACAATTCCATGTATTTACAATGCGAATTCGGTTTTTATTATCCCCGAATGCCTGTATTATTACCGCCAAAACCCTGAGTCTACGACAAAAGACAAAAAGGCTTTTCCGTGGGATGGCCCTGAACTTATTCAAAGACATTTGGAAGAAAATCTTGATATATCAAAGTTTGATTTTAAGAACCAACTTTACAGAAAAACCGTTCATGAATTGTTTTATGTTATAGTGTCACAGTTTTATAGGAAAGAACCATATTTTGGTATAGTGGCAGACATAAAACAACAGATAGTCAATCCAGTTTATAAAGACGCCATAGACAATGCTAAATTTGCCGGCTCTGCAAAGGCTGTTTTGCTCCACTTTGCGCTTAAACAACATTTATTTTGGCTGATTTGGCTGTATAATAAGATAAAATAATTAACCAAATATATTTGAGAAGATAACCATTTTTTTGTATTTTCACGAGAAGTGCGAAGGGACAATGACGTGATTAGGTGATTGTTTTGCAAAAAATAGCGATAGTTACGCTCTTTCTCAATAATAATAATTACGGGGGTACGCTTCAAGCGTATGCCTTGTGTGCTTTTTTGAAAAAAAACAATATTAATGCAGAACAAATTTCCTACAACTTTCGCCAATCAAAAAAAATCACAGTTAGTAATATTCGCTTTAGATTTCTTAAACGTGTGTTGCATAAGTGTTTGAGTTTACTTTGGAGGTTGAAAAATATATTGTTCCCTGATAAGGCGCATAAAATTTGCGCGTTATGCAAAAAGGAATTTCAGCAAAGAGAAGAAAATTATATTAATTTTCGCAAAAATTTTGTTCCGCATAGTCAGAGAATATATAGTGAAACCACGTTGCCTGCTTGTGTTGATGACTATGACGCATTTATTGTAGGTAGTGATCAAGTTTGGAATTTTAATTGGTCAAGTCTGCCATTCTTTTTGAATTTTGTACCGTCTACCAAAATTAAGCTGTCATATGCGGCAAGTATAGGCAAAGATGATTTGACGGACGGGGAAAAAAATATATTCAGGAAATATCTTGCAGATTTTACAGCTATCTCCGTGAGGGAAAAATCAACTCAGGAAATTTTATCAAAGGAATTAGGGCGCAATGTTGCATGGACAGTTGACCCCACACTGCTTTTGGATAAAGAGGACTGGGATGAAATTTGTTCTGATAAAAAATATGATTTCCCGTATCTGTTCTGTTATTTCCTTGGCAGTGACAATGACCAGAGATTGTTGGCGGAGAAGTATGCAAAGCAGCACGGCTTAAAAATAGTTAGCATCCCACATGCAACCGGAACAAGTTTGTGGTCTGTGTGTCTGAATGACGTTGATTTCGGCGATTATCAGGAGTGCGATGCTTCACCGGAAGATTTTCTTGCTCTTATACGCAACGCGGATATGGTGTTTACCGACAGTTTTCATGCCTGTGTGTTTTCGTGCATTTTTCAGCGACAGTTCTTTGCATTTCAGCGGCTTGAATACGGCGGTATGAGTTCGAGGATATACAGTTTGCTTGAAATGTTTGGTTTGTCAGAGCGTTTCTGTGATTCTGAAAAGAAGAGAACTATGGAATATATAGAGTTGCAGAAGAAGGCAGAATATTCGGAAATTCCGCAAAAGTTTAAGGAACGCAGGGAATTGTCCGAAAGATTTTTAGCGGAGAATTTAAGATAAGGTAAGATCATGAATTGTATTTCTACAAAGGCACTTATCAACACAATTGACGTTTCAAAACAACGTAAGTTGGGAGCAATGCTTTCCTACGTTAACATCGCTTTGAATATGCTTGTAGCTGTTGCCTACACGCCTGTTATGCTCAGGCTTTTGGGGCAGAGCGAATATGGGCTTTACAGTCTTTCATCTTCTATAATAAGCTATTTGGGGTTGCTGGGTTTTGGCTTGTCGTCAGGCTATATAAGATTTTATTCTCTTGTAAAGGCTAAAAATGATGAGACAGGCATTGCAAAATTAAACGGAATGTTTTTGCTGATACTTTCGGCAATCGCTTTAATTGCGTTTATTGCCGGGTGTACTATTGCGTTAAATTTGGGTTTTGTGATGAATCACAAATTATCGTTGATTGAAATGAGCAAAATGAGGATAATGGTTTTCCTTTTGTCTGTGAACCTTGCCTTGAGTTTCCCCTCTGAACTTGTGAACGCTTATGCTACTGTGCATGAATGTTTCGTGTTTCAGCGGCTTTTACAGATTGCCCAAACGGCGGCAAAACCGATTGTCACGATTCCTCTCCTGCTTATGGGATACGCGTCAATCGGAATGACTGTTGTCGCGGTTTTTGTTCATATTTCTGCCATGTTAGTTTTGACTTGGTTCTGCCTAAAAAAATTAAAAATGCGGTTTGTTTTTACCTCTCTAAACTGGAGTTTGTTTAGTGAAATTGTTGTATTTTCGTCTTATATCTTTATGAATTTTATTGTAGACAGAGTTAACTGGAGCGTAGATTCATATTTAATAGGGATTTTTCACGGTACGGCAGCCGTGGGTATTTATTCCGTTGCTGCACTTATTGCCCAGCAGTACAATGGTTTTTCAACAGCTGTGTCAAATGTTTTTGTTCCGAAGGTCAATATGATTGTTTCGACAACGAATGACAACAGAGAACTTACGGAGTTGTTTACGAAAGTCGGGCGTGTGCAGTTTTACATAATTGCGCTGATACTGATTTGTTTTGTATTTTTGGGACATCCGTTTATTGTCATGTGGGCAGGAAAAAATTATTCAACAGCATATCTTATGACGCTGTTGTTGATTGTTCCGGTAACAATTCCGCTTGTACAGAATCTCGGTATTGAAATACAACGCGCCAAAAATATGCATAAATTCCGTTCGGTTGTGTATACGCTGATGGCAGGCGCAAATCTGCTTATAAGCATTCCCTTGTGCAAAGTGTACGGAGGAGTCGGCGCAGCGGCTGGAACTGCTTTGGCACTGATATTGGCAAACGGTTTTATTATGAACTGGTATTACCATTTCAGAATTAGAATTGACGTGGTTTATTTTTGGCGTGGTATAGCGGATATCTTGCCCGCCCTGTTCCCGCCTGTTTTTGCAGGGATTGTTCTTGTTAAATTTTTCAATACTTACTGCATATCACATTTTCTGCTCGGCGCGTGTCTTTTAGTTTGTGTGTATATTGCCTCTGTATGGCTTTTTGCGTTTAATGATTTTGAAAAGAATTTGGTACTGCCGTTTATAAGGAAAATAGCGGTGAAAGCAGGGATTATAAGATGATAACAGAGCTGATAGTAAACAAAGCGCACTGTTCAGGCTGCGGCGCATGCTATTCTTCCTGTCCGGCAGAAGCGATAGCTATGCAGCCTGACGAAAAAGGTTTTGCGTACCCGTCTGTTGATGACTCCAAGTGCATTTCTTGTGGATTATGCGTTAAGATTTGCGAAAGCATAGGCAATAAACAAATTACTACGCAGAAAGCATACGCAGCTTTTGCCAAAGATGATGAGATACGCA is a window from the Candidatus Equadaptatus faecalis genome containing:
- a CDS encoding glycosyltransferase family 2 protein; protein product: MKFSVIIPIYNVEKYLEQCVDSLICQTYRDIEIILVDDGSPDRCPQMCDEYALKDAKIKVIHKANGGQTSARLAGIKIATGDYIVPVDGDDWVASNYIEKFAETAEKYNADIICCGHYKAFENKNIAAFMPDRAGFYSRKNIEREIFPKLIQKSNGTTFTPCLWSKAYKRNVYVKQQLQVNPKIKIGEDGACTIPCIYNANSVFIIPECLYYYRQNPESTTKDKKAFPWDGPELIQRHLEENLDISKFDFKNQLYRKTVHELFYVIVSQFYRKEPYFGIVADIKQQIVNPVYKDAIDNAKFAGSAKAVLLHFALKQHLFWLIWLYNKIK
- a CDS encoding EpsG family protein → MTVYLLLPVISLLVPLCTPHSNKHNNLYLYFMCFLMFLLVALRGNNVGTDTGTYVRMFNMISSFAWSDILNWHTTEKSFFMICKAVSDTGGNAQMMLAVYAFITMFCFAKFIQKNSVDFVMSVFLFITTYQLCSAMNAMRQFAAISVACLGYGYLVEKKLIKYMCVVGLACILHMSAVCMLPAIWFMYTEPKNRNIMWIIIGFAAAFIGFQTLMDTFCKFLPKKYSLLYISSKYMAGYTPKAAFIIWIALFTVAFLGCYALSKLKFCDYHKRYELYILTSLVIAALCTNIFVMRFFIANRFSIYYFIYIIIFIPKLAEIYCCKKIFYAVCIPLLSIYYLLVLSVVNGCDVVPYIIF
- a CDS encoding oligosaccharide flippase family protein, whose amino-acid sequence is MNCISTKALINTIDVSKQRKLGAMLSYVNIALNMLVAVAYTPVMLRLLGQSEYGLYSLSSSIISYLGLLGFGLSSGYIRFYSLVKAKNDETGIAKLNGMFLLILSAIALIAFIAGCTIALNLGFVMNHKLSLIEMSKMRIMVFLLSVNLALSFPSELVNAYATVHECFVFQRLLQIAQTAAKPIVTIPLLLMGYASIGMTVVAVFVHISAMLVLTWFCLKKLKMRFVFTSLNWSLFSEIVVFSSYIFMNFIVDRVNWSVDSYLIGIFHGTAAVGIYSVAALIAQQYNGFSTAVSNVFVPKVNMIVSTTNDNRELTELFTKVGRVQFYIIALILICFVFLGHPFIVMWAGKNYSTAYLMTLLLIVPVTIPLVQNLGIEIQRAKNMHKFRSVVYTLMAGANLLISIPLCKVYGGVGAAAGTALALILANGFIMNWYYHFRIRIDVVYFWRGIADILPALFPPVFAGIVLVKFFNTYCISHFLLGACLLVCVYIASVWLFAFNDFEKNLVLPFIRKIAVKAGIIR
- a CDS encoding polysaccharide pyruvyl transferase family protein is translated as MQKIAIVTLFLNNNNYGGTLQAYALCAFLKKNNINAEQISYNFRQSKKITVSNIRFRFLKRVLHKCLSLLWRLKNILFPDKAHKICALCKKEFQQREENYINFRKNFVPHSQRIYSETTLPACVDDYDAFIVGSDQVWNFNWSSLPFFLNFVPSTKIKLSYAASIGKDDLTDGEKNIFRKYLADFTAISVREKSTQEILSKELGRNVAWTVDPTLLLDKEDWDEICSDKKYDFPYLFCYFLGSDNDQRLLAEKYAKQHGLKIVSIPHATGTSLWSVCLNDVDFGDYQECDASPEDFLALIRNADMVFTDSFHACVFSCIFQRQFFAFQRLEYGGMSSRIYSLLEMFGLSERFCDSEKKRTMEYIELQKKAEYSEIPQKFKERRELSERFLAENLR